A single uncultured Methanolobus sp. DNA region contains:
- a CDS encoding acylphosphatase: MQDNLSNAEDISSATILVTGRVQGVYFRRFTVDNAQKLGLVGFARNLSDGRVEVFAEGKATMIHKLIDLLHIGPALANVEDVSVKWSESTCEYTDFSIKR; the protein is encoded by the coding sequence ATGCAGGATAACTTATCCAACGCAGAGGATATTTCCTCTGCAACAATACTTGTTACAGGAAGAGTTCAGGGAGTCTATTTCCGCAGGTTCACTGTGGATAATGCGCAAAAGCTCGGACTTGTCGGGTTTGCCAGAAACCTTTCTGATGGCAGGGTTGAGGTGTTTGCAGAAGGCAAAGCAACTATGATCCATAAGCTCATAGATCTCCTTCACATTGGCCCGGCTCTTGCAAACGTTGAGGATGTCAGTGTAAAGTGGTCAGAATCCACGTGTGAGTATACTGATTTCTCTATAAAACGCTAG
- a CDS encoding phosphoadenosine phosphosulfate reductase family protein, with the protein MVSMKKGKSSSSGSGKSSKQSSSSGKSHVRSAGSLSSGYRKSSAHSQKQDRGPGHGKPVQKYASNEKDYIFWCQECNTPLIEKECGLCSGEGIRIDLSQPADVRFCSPHEREVLHGALISEFGTDPLGDRIILLNKIPGDDKTDEVIVDSFVFGILRFDMQKLGYVFEPSVLGAQILLENTEKKIVVLKKNSRHINGKKVSYDMVDSMSDDIRKNDTVLIRSGNLTGFGVALCNSKDAPTSDAPVLRVRKVDSQHVSLNPKTPGMDDVVAANVPHIRNLGRNAMNTIKGIANQKEYKDLPVNVSFSGGKDSLVVLDLTLSALKSQADREIRAFFLNTGIEFPETVEFARKFCKDSNIELIEKKAASDFWDNVDAFGPPAKDFRWCCKICKLAPANEAIEECLKKAPTCITVDGKRRYESFSRARISTSENNPFVPGQLNIFPIKDWKAIEVWLYIYWRKLDYNPLYDLGFERVGCYLCPAALSAEYQRLKDLHPELHERWETFLMQWAKKNGLSESFIEHGLWRWKELPPKMIKLCEDMGISSSATAAESEFSVSITSGISPCKAGGYTIEASIHGFSMKRTRDVMEILGKTVFSEELGLLMIREKSSSIKIFSSGNLVVNSDDRSSADFIFAEASRQLLKAHRCTGCGICIKACPVNSISIEDGHVCINESCIHCGKCTDSCVVLRYEDRLR; encoded by the coding sequence ATGGTATCAATGAAAAAAGGCAAATCCTCTTCCAGTGGTTCTGGAAAATCCAGCAAGCAAAGTAGTTCTTCCGGTAAGTCTCATGTGAGAAGTGCAGGTTCACTCTCATCCGGGTACAGGAAGTCTTCCGCTCATTCACAAAAACAGGATAGAGGACCCGGCCACGGTAAACCAGTTCAGAAATATGCCAGCAATGAGAAAGATTACATATTCTGGTGTCAGGAGTGCAATACACCGCTGATCGAAAAGGAATGTGGCCTTTGTTCCGGTGAAGGAATAAGGATAGACCTGTCACAACCGGCAGATGTTAGGTTTTGTTCTCCCCATGAAAGGGAAGTTCTCCATGGTGCTCTGATCTCTGAATTTGGAACTGATCCTCTTGGTGACAGGATAATTCTGCTGAACAAGATACCCGGGGATGACAAGACAGATGAGGTCATAGTTGATAGTTTTGTATTCGGCATCCTTCGTTTTGACATGCAAAAGCTGGGTTATGTGTTTGAGCCTTCTGTGTTAGGTGCCCAAATACTTCTTGAGAACACGGAAAAGAAAATCGTGGTTCTGAAAAAGAATTCCCGGCATATTAATGGTAAGAAGGTCAGTTACGACATGGTAGATTCCATGTCAGATGACATCAGGAAAAATGATACTGTTCTTATAAGGTCGGGCAATCTCACCGGTTTTGGTGTGGCATTGTGTAATTCAAAAGATGCACCAACTTCAGATGCTCCAGTACTCAGGGTCAGAAAAGTGGACTCTCAACATGTTTCGTTGAATCCGAAAACCCCTGGCATGGATGATGTGGTGGCTGCAAATGTCCCTCACATACGCAACCTTGGCAGGAATGCAATGAACACGATCAAGGGTATTGCAAACCAGAAAGAGTACAAAGACCTACCTGTAAATGTCTCATTCAGTGGCGGAAAGGACAGTCTTGTTGTGCTTGATCTTACTCTGAGTGCACTGAAGAGCCAGGCTGACAGGGAGATCCGCGCGTTCTTCCTCAATACCGGTATAGAGTTTCCTGAAACGGTGGAATTTGCCCGAAAATTCTGCAAAGACAGCAACATCGAGCTGATAGAAAAAAAGGCAGCTTCGGATTTCTGGGACAATGTAGATGCATTCGGTCCTCCTGCCAAAGACTTCCGCTGGTGCTGTAAAATATGCAAGCTTGCACCTGCAAATGAAGCAATAGAGGAGTGTCTTAAAAAAGCTCCCACATGCATAACCGTTGACGGTAAACGAAGGTATGAATCGTTTTCAAGGGCACGCATATCCACCAGCGAGAACAATCCATTCGTTCCAGGGCAGCTCAATATCTTCCCGATAAAGGACTGGAAAGCAATTGAGGTATGGCTTTACATTTACTGGAGAAAACTTGATTATAATCCTCTCTACGACCTGGGGTTTGAAAGGGTGGGGTGCTATCTTTGCCCGGCAGCCCTCTCAGCGGAATACCAGCGTTTGAAGGACTTACACCCGGAATTACATGAAAGATGGGAAACTTTCCTCATGCAGTGGGCGAAGAAGAATGGTCTTTCAGAGTCATTCATAGAACATGGTCTGTGGAGGTGGAAGGAACTTCCTCCCAAGATGATCAAACTCTGTGAGGATATGGGTATCTCTTCTTCTGCAACGGCAGCAGAATCTGAATTTAGTGTGAGCATCACATCGGGTATATCTCCATGCAAGGCAGGAGGTTATACCATTGAAGCCTCGATTCATGGTTTCTCCATGAAGAGAACCAGGGATGTAATGGAAATTCTGGGAAAAACGGTTTTTTCAGAAGAACTTGGTCTTCTCATGATTCGGGAAAAATCATCATCCATCAAGATTTTCTCATCAGGAAACCTTGTTGTGAACTCTGATGACAGGTCATCAGCAGACTTCATATTTGCTGAAGCCTCCCGACAGTTATTGAAAGCTCACAGGTGTACGGGGTGTGGTATATGTATCAAGGCATGTCCTGTGAATTCAATTTCAATAGAAGATGGGCATGTATGCATAAATGAAAGCTGCATCCATTGTGGAAAGTGTACGGATTCCTGTGTAGTTCTGAGGTATGAAGACAGGCTTCGATAA
- the gltA gene encoding NADPH-dependent glutamate synthase, with translation MVDRQAMPLQDPEVRAQNFSEVALGYTDEMALAEASRCLECKSPKCVDGCPVNIDIPGFIARIKAEDFDGAIETIKLTNALPAVCGRVCPQEVQCEELCVLAKKGEPVAIGRLERFCADYERKKGVTSPVRPESTGKKVAVIGAGPAGLTAAADLAKEGHAVTIFESLHDTGGVLTYGIPEFRLPKAIVKEEVEYIKQLGVDVKVDYVIGKIKTLDELRNEYDAVFLGTGAGLPKFMGIEGENLNGVYSANEFLTRVNLMKAYQFPDYDTPIKRGKNVIVVGGGNVAMDAARSALRLGADEVSIVYRRGEDELPARKEEIENAKEEGIVFRLLTNPTKILEGENMTVNGVECIKMELGEPDESGRRSPVAMEGSEHVIPADIVIIAIGTSPNPMIFSGSEGLDTNSRGTIIVDESGKTSLDNVYAGGDAVTGAATVISAMGAGKVAAKAINEYLNN, from the coding sequence ATGGTGGACAGACAGGCAATGCCACTGCAGGATCCTGAAGTAAGGGCACAGAACTTCAGTGAGGTCGCACTTGGTTACACTGATGAGATGGCTCTTGCGGAAGCTTCCAGGTGCCTTGAGTGTAAGAGTCCTAAATGTGTTGACGGATGTCCGGTCAATATTGACATCCCTGGATTTATAGCACGTATCAAGGCAGAGGACTTTGACGGTGCCATTGAGACTATCAAACTTACAAACGCACTTCCTGCTGTATGCGGACGTGTGTGTCCTCAGGAAGTACAATGTGAGGAATTGTGTGTACTGGCAAAGAAGGGAGAACCAGTTGCAATTGGCAGACTCGAGCGTTTCTGTGCAGATTATGAAAGGAAAAAAGGTGTAACTTCGCCAGTGCGTCCAGAGTCAACCGGAAAGAAGGTTGCAGTTATTGGTGCAGGTCCGGCAGGACTTACAGCAGCAGCAGACCTTGCAAAAGAAGGCCATGCAGTTACTATCTTTGAATCACTCCACGACACAGGTGGCGTGCTGACCTACGGAATTCCTGAATTCAGGCTTCCAAAGGCAATAGTAAAGGAAGAGGTCGAGTACATCAAACAGCTTGGTGTTGATGTCAAGGTTGACTATGTTATCGGCAAGATAAAGACCCTCGATGAGCTTAGAAATGAGTACGATGCTGTTTTCCTTGGAACCGGAGCAGGACTTCCAAAGTTCATGGGAATTGAGGGCGAGAACCTCAACGGTGTTTACTCTGCAAATGAGTTCCTTACAAGGGTCAACCTGATGAAAGCTTACCAGTTCCCTGACTACGACACTCCTATCAAGAGAGGAAAGAATGTCATCGTGGTCGGTGGCGGTAATGTTGCAATGGATGCCGCAAGAAGCGCACTCCGCCTTGGCGCAGATGAAGTAAGCATTGTCTATCGCCGCGGCGAGGATGAACTTCCTGCAAGAAAGGAAGAGATCGAGAATGCAAAGGAAGAAGGCATTGTCTTCAGGCTTCTCACCAACCCAACAAAGATTCTTGAGGGCGAGAACATGACCGTCAATGGTGTGGAATGCATAAAGATGGAACTTGGCGAGCCTGATGAGTCCGGCCGCAGAAGTCCGGTTGCTATGGAAGGTTCTGAGCATGTAATTCCTGCTGACATCGTCATCATTGCCATTGGAACATCACCAAACCCAATGATATTCTCCGGTTCAGAGGGACTTGATACCAATTCAAGAGGCACAATTATCGTTGATGAATCCGGCAAGACATCACTTGATAATGTCTATGCTGGTGGCGATGCTGTCACAGGTGCTGCAACGGTTATCAGTGCAATGGGTGCCGGAAAGGTTGCTGCAAAGGCAATTAATGAGTACCTCAATAACTGA
- a CDS encoding sulfide/dihydroorotate dehydrogenase-like FAD/NAD-binding protein: MSYQIIEKKEIASSVHMMKIKAPDVAKAAKAGQFIILRIDETSERVPLTIADFDTEEGTVTIIFQEMGKTTKQLAKMSASDELQDFVGPLGTPADVRELGTVILVGGGVGIAPVYPQVRAYREAGNKVISVIGARNESLLILEDEMRAASDELHVATDDGSKGHHGFVTDVVKNILDSGEKVARIVVIGPPILMKVAAGMTAPYGVETIVSLNPIMIDGTGMCGGCRVSVGGETKFACVDGPEFDAHKVDFNLLMSRLALYRSEESKCQENHDHKCTCRGEN; this comes from the coding sequence ATGTCATACCAGATTATAGAGAAAAAAGAGATCGCATCATCAGTGCACATGATGAAGATCAAAGCACCCGATGTTGCAAAAGCCGCAAAGGCAGGCCAGTTTATCATTTTACGTATTGATGAGACCAGCGAAAGGGTTCCGCTCACCATTGCTGATTTTGATACAGAAGAAGGCACTGTTACCATAATCTTCCAGGAAATGGGCAAGACAACAAAGCAGCTTGCTAAAATGTCAGCCTCAGATGAGCTTCAGGACTTTGTCGGTCCACTGGGAACTCCCGCAGATGTCAGGGAACTTGGAACCGTCATTCTTGTAGGCGGCGGAGTAGGAATTGCTCCGGTATACCCGCAGGTCAGGGCATACCGTGAGGCAGGAAACAAGGTAATTTCCGTGATCGGTGCAAGGAACGAGAGTCTTCTCATTCTTGAGGATGAGATGAGAGCAGCAAGCGATGAGCTTCATGTTGCCACAGATGATGGTTCAAAAGGTCACCATGGTTTTGTCACGGATGTAGTAAAGAACATTCTTGACAGCGGCGAGAAGGTTGCAAGGATCGTGGTCATTGGCCCTCCAATTCTCATGAAGGTAGCAGCAGGTATGACTGCACCATATGGCGTTGAGACGATTGTAAGTCTCAATCCTATCATGATAGATGGAACCGGCATGTGCGGAGGATGCAGGGTATCCGTTGGCGGCGAAACAAAGTTCGCATGTGTTGACGGTCCTGAATTCGATGCTCACAAGGTCGACTTCAATCTGCTTATGAGCCGCCTTGCACTTTATAGAAGTGAAGAGTCAAAGTGTCAGGAAAATCACGATCACAAATGTACCTGCAGGGGTGAGAACTGA
- a CDS encoding threonine--tRNA ligase encodes MQLLLIHSDYIEYEVKKSTPVAEKIEDSFKQGRLEEALTAFIAVEKVDEANVEGAILKAVEEIKSVATQVKAENIMVYPYAHLSSDLSSPKAGVAVLKGIEEALSGDYTVKRAPFGWYKAFKISCKGHPLSELSRSIVPDESTGAESSACGEVVKEEVVSEALKAESTAKSYWHVLTPDGELHDATTFDFSGHDNLGKFVDYEISKKRAVEKAPPHVELMRRLELADYEPGSDSGNMRYYPKGRLMKSLLENFVLEETSKVGAMEVETPLMYDMNHPTLKKYLDRFPARQYSIESDKRQMFLRFAACFGQFLMNHDMTISYKNLPLKMVEMTRYSFRKEQRGELVGLRRLRAFTMPDMHSLCADMEGAIDQFGKQYNMCIAVLDKIGIKVDDFEVAIRFTRDFYNENKDFITQLAKTVDKPVLVEMWDTRFFYFVLKFEFNFVDALAKASALSTVQIDVENAERYDINYIDSDGSANRPVILHCSPSGAIERCIYGLLEKEAMKAEEGGVPMLPLWLSPTQVRVLPIADKHMDYAMQVADKLNCRVDIDDREDTVGKKIREAGREWIPYVVVVGDSEIESGTINVTIRAESEPKTPKKVEMTPEELNARIASETEGMPYKGLCLSKMLSQRPKFL; translated from the coding sequence ATGCAGTTATTACTTATTCATTCTGATTATATTGAATATGAAGTGAAAAAGAGCACTCCGGTTGCTGAAAAGATCGAAGATTCCTTCAAACAGGGAAGGCTTGAGGAAGCTCTTACAGCTTTCATAGCAGTCGAAAAGGTCGACGAGGCAAATGTGGAAGGTGCTATCCTAAAAGCCGTAGAGGAGATAAAAAGTGTAGCTACACAGGTAAAAGCTGAGAACATCATGGTGTACCCGTATGCTCACCTGAGTTCAGACCTCTCTTCCCCAAAGGCCGGCGTTGCAGTCCTTAAAGGCATTGAAGAAGCATTATCCGGTGATTATACTGTTAAAAGGGCGCCATTTGGCTGGTACAAGGCATTCAAGATCAGCTGTAAAGGACACCCGCTTTCAGAGCTTTCACGTTCAATTGTTCCTGATGAATCAACTGGTGCAGAGTCTTCAGCATGCGGTGAGGTTGTAAAGGAGGAAGTTGTCTCCGAAGCTCTTAAGGCAGAGAGCACTGCAAAATCCTACTGGCATGTCCTGACTCCAGATGGTGAGCTGCATGATGCTACAACCTTTGATTTCTCAGGTCATGACAACCTTGGCAAGTTTGTGGATTATGAGATTTCCAAGAAGAGAGCTGTTGAAAAGGCTCCACCACATGTAGAGCTCATGCGCAGACTGGAACTGGCAGACTATGAGCCAGGATCAGATTCCGGTAACATGCGTTACTATCCAAAGGGACGCCTTATGAAATCACTCCTTGAGAACTTCGTGCTTGAGGAAACTTCAAAGGTTGGTGCAATGGAGGTAGAAACACCTCTTATGTACGACATGAACCACCCTACCCTGAAGAAATATCTTGACAGGTTCCCTGCACGTCAGTATTCAATTGAGTCTGACAAGAGGCAGATGTTCCTGAGATTTGCCGCATGTTTCGGTCAGTTCCTTATGAACCACGACATGACCATTTCATACAAGAACCTGCCACTTAAGATGGTCGAGATGACCAGGTACAGTTTCAGGAAGGAGCAGCGTGGTGAGCTTGTCGGTCTTAGAAGACTCAGGGCTTTTACAATGCCAGATATGCACAGTCTCTGTGCAGATATGGAAGGAGCAATCGACCAGTTCGGCAAGCAGTACAACATGTGTATCGCTGTCCTTGACAAGATAGGCATTAAGGTCGATGACTTCGAGGTTGCTATCAGGTTTACCAGGGACTTCTATAATGAGAACAAGGATTTCATTACACAGCTTGCAAAAACCGTGGACAAACCGGTACTTGTTGAGATGTGGGATACCCGTTTCTTCTATTTCGTTCTTAAATTCGAGTTCAACTTCGTTGATGCTCTTGCAAAGGCAAGCGCACTCTCAACCGTACAGATAGATGTTGAGAATGCTGAAAGGTATGACATTAATTACATAGACTCAGATGGAAGTGCCAACAGGCCGGTAATTCTTCACTGCTCACCAAGTGGTGCGATAGAGCGCTGTATCTATGGTCTTCTTGAGAAAGAGGCAATGAAGGCTGAAGAAGGTGGAGTTCCAATGCTTCCACTCTGGCTTTCCCCAACTCAGGTAAGAGTTCTTCCAATTGCTGACAAACACATGGATTATGCCATGCAGGTTGCTGACAAACTTAACTGTCGTGTTGATATCGACGACAGGGAAGATACAGTTGGTAAGAAGATACGTGAGGCAGGTCGTGAATGGATCCCATATGTTGTCGTTGTTGGTGACAGCGAGATCGAGAGCGGCACCATCAATGTGACCATCCGTGCAGAATCAGAGCCAAAGACACCAAAGAAGGTAGAAATGACTCCTGAAGAACTTAATGCAAGGATCGCTTCAGAAACCGAAGGCATGCCGTACAAGGGGCTCTGCCTTTCAAAGATGCTCTCACAGAGGCCAAAATTCTTATAA
- a CDS encoding AI-2E family transporter, with amino-acid sequence MVQSEMDGISRIIAAKWNIASSIVVLLLFLLFCYILFPLADGIVLGLVFAYIARPIYMKLRRLKRIGALIATLCIVIPVVFIIGSGIVEILRQIVWVIENQSYVLNTSLDLLRSIDIPARYSDDVQQMVWNISTSILPLLGKIGLIAYARNLVMFGINLFLAIFLCYFLLADGDGLYRAILKVVPAGHKPDFERFVLHLDVILQGIFVGNASAALIVSVLSLIVFYAFGFSHVLALAALIFVASVIPMFAGYMVLLVLSAYRYMEQGLESAAVFFIVSSIVIYAPPELVLRPYLASIKSQIHPFLILLAFLGGGFVGGVAGFFLAPIVLGAIVAAYRVYINDNTAICSQVSAGICKDDAESGHRSV; translated from the coding sequence ATGGTTCAAAGTGAAATGGATGGAATTTCCCGTATCATTGCGGCAAAATGGAATATAGCTTCCTCTATTGTAGTTCTGCTTCTTTTCCTCCTGTTCTGCTACATACTCTTCCCGCTTGCAGACGGAATTGTCCTTGGTCTTGTATTCGCTTACATTGCCCGTCCTATATACATGAAGCTCAGGCGTTTGAAAAGGATCGGTGCGCTCATAGCAACTTTGTGTATTGTAATTCCTGTAGTATTCATCATTGGTTCGGGAATAGTAGAGATACTCCGCCAGATCGTCTGGGTGATAGAGAACCAGTCTTATGTACTTAACACAAGTCTTGACCTCCTGAGGTCCATTGATATACCGGCCAGATACAGCGATGATGTGCAGCAGATGGTATGGAACATATCAACTTCTATTCTGCCATTACTTGGAAAAATAGGTCTGATCGCCTATGCCCGCAACCTCGTGATGTTTGGTATCAATCTTTTCCTGGCTATATTTTTGTGTTATTTCCTGCTGGCTGACGGTGATGGTCTCTACAGGGCCATACTAAAAGTGGTTCCTGCAGGGCACAAACCTGATTTTGAGCGCTTTGTGCTGCATCTTGATGTTATATTACAGGGAATCTTTGTAGGTAACGCATCCGCAGCACTTATTGTAAGTGTTTTGTCACTTATCGTCTTCTATGCATTTGGTTTCAGTCACGTACTGGCACTTGCAGCCCTTATATTCGTGGCTTCTGTGATCCCGATGTTCGCTGGTTATATGGTCCTGCTGGTGCTATCGGCATATCGCTACATGGAGCAGGGGCTTGAAAGTGCGGCTGTGTTCTTCATTGTTTCATCCATTGTCATTTACGCACCTCCGGAACTCGTCCTGCGTCCGTATCTTGCAAGCATAAAATCCCAGATCCATCCTTTCCTGATCCTTCTGGCTTTCCTTGGCGGTGGTTTTGTAGGTGGCGTCGCAGGTTTCTTCCTGGCTCCCATTGTGCTTGGGGCAATTGTTGCAGCATACAGGGTTTACATTAATGACAATACTGCTATCTGCTCACAGGTAAGCGCCGGGATATGCAAAGATGATGCTGAATCCGGGCATCGCAGCGTTTGA
- a CDS encoding DegT/DnrJ/EryC1/StrS family aminotransferase has protein sequence MVRRVLVGDFKIGPDERNAVNAVLDNSRISEWKHVKEFEKAFSDYIGTKYCVAVSSGTAALITGLLALLYDERYPKAKKGAKVITSPVTYVSTVNALILTGFEPVFVDIDKETFALNMDQVESLVKETPDDYAGILPVHLMGYPNDMERMNSLAEKFSLFVFEDSAQAHGSLHKGKKLGSFGLLSDFSFYIAHNIQAGEMGCVMTDDLELYKIMKQLKANGRLCNCEICTRMEGVCPGAKRFSQYGDYDPRFTFEYISYNFKTNEFAAALGLSQVKKADMIFEKRQNNVKYLNKALNKYNKYFYLPKYDENVSYLAYPIIVRENAPFDRKWIRSELETKGIENRTLFGCLPTQRPVFEKYKSEYESLLPIANYVGANAFYIGCHQYMDKEDLDYIIQAFESILSIFN, from the coding sequence ATGGTTCGAAGGGTATTAGTAGGAGATTTTAAAATTGGTCCAGATGAGCGAAATGCAGTAAATGCAGTTCTAGACAATAGTAGGATCTCTGAATGGAAGCATGTCAAAGAATTTGAAAAAGCATTCTCAGATTATATAGGCACAAAATATTGTGTTGCTGTTAGTTCAGGAACTGCTGCGCTTATTACAGGATTATTAGCTTTGCTTTATGATGAAAGGTACCCTAAAGCAAAGAAAGGAGCAAAAGTAATTACAAGCCCTGTTACGTATGTTTCCACAGTAAATGCTTTAATACTTACAGGATTTGAACCTGTTTTTGTAGATATTGACAAAGAAACCTTTGCATTGAATATGGATCAGGTAGAATCATTAGTCAAAGAAACACCTGATGATTATGCAGGAATCTTACCCGTACATCTTATGGGATACCCTAATGACATGGAAAGAATGAATTCTCTTGCTGAAAAGTTTTCATTATTTGTTTTCGAAGATTCTGCACAGGCACATGGATCTTTGCACAAAGGTAAAAAGCTTGGATCATTTGGATTGTTGTCAGATTTTTCATTTTATATTGCACATAACATACAGGCTGGAGAAATGGGATGTGTAATGACAGATGATCTGGAATTATACAAAATAATGAAACAGCTAAAAGCAAATGGAAGACTTTGTAACTGTGAAATATGCACTAGAATGGAGGGAGTGTGCCCTGGTGCAAAAAGGTTTTCCCAATATGGAGATTATGACCCAAGATTTACTTTTGAATATATATCATATAATTTTAAAACTAATGAATTTGCAGCCGCCCTGGGATTATCACAGGTAAAAAAAGCGGACATGATATTTGAAAAAAGGCAGAATAATGTTAAGTATTTGAATAAAGCGTTGAACAAATACAATAAGTATTTTTATCTGCCAAAATACGATGAAAATGTAAGTTACCTCGCTTACCCCATTATTGTACGCGAGAATGCACCTTTTGACCGAAAATGGATTCGTTCTGAGCTGGAAACAAAAGGGATAGAAAATCGAACTCTTTTTGGATGTCTTCCTACTCAGCGACCCGTATTTGAAAAATACAAATCAGAATATGAATCCTTACTTCCAATAGCAAACTATGTAGGTGCAAACGCATTCTATATTGGATGTCATCAATATATGGATAAAGAAGACCTCGATTATATAATCCAGGCATTTGAATCTATTCTTAGTATTTTTAATTAG
- the thiI gene encoding tRNA uracil 4-sulfurtransferase ThiI: MENVIIVRYGELALKSTGVRNWYEKTLVRNISAMLDHRDISYSNITREWGRIFIKSDDVRTAQAGADVFGVVSTSFAQVTDATIEAAGALCAKIADGYVSEGQSFAIRARRTGNHRFSSRDIGMKCGDAVWQMLESKGFTPSVDLTNPDREIFVEMRQSKSYVFTETVEGVGGLPLGTQGKMISLVSGGIDSPVATWLMMKRGIEVIPVYCNNTPFNDDRAHKRTMDCLKALQEWCPGHPFKVYEVPHGNNLQSFIDNCSKNKTCLICKRTMYRIALKIMRNEGAAGIVTGSSIGQVASQTTFNMYAELYGLCVPLYHPLIAMDKNEIIDIARKIGTYDISVRETGGCGAVPVHPEVKAAIDSMIAEEAKIDIEDLVEVSVENACISWINLND, encoded by the coding sequence ATGGAAAACGTTATCATTGTAAGATATGGTGAACTTGCGTTAAAGAGCACAGGTGTTCGTAACTGGTATGAGAAAACCCTTGTAAGGAACATATCTGCGATGCTGGATCATCGTGATATCTCCTATTCCAATATAACTCGGGAATGGGGCAGAATATTCATCAAAAGTGATGATGTAAGAACTGCACAGGCAGGAGCGGATGTTTTCGGTGTGGTTTCCACATCTTTTGCACAGGTTACAGATGCTACAATAGAAGCAGCAGGAGCCTTATGTGCAAAGATTGCAGATGGTTATGTCTCTGAAGGGCAGTCATTTGCTATCAGGGCAAGGCGCACAGGCAATCATCGATTTTCATCACGTGATATTGGAATGAAATGTGGGGATGCTGTCTGGCAGATGCTTGAATCAAAAGGTTTCACGCCTTCAGTTGACCTCACAAACCCTGACAGGGAAATATTTGTGGAAATGCGCCAGAGCAAGTCCTATGTATTCACTGAGACCGTGGAAGGTGTCGGAGGTCTGCCACTGGGGACCCAGGGTAAGATGATCTCACTTGTATCAGGTGGTATTGATTCTCCTGTTGCAACGTGGCTTATGATGAAACGTGGCATCGAGGTAATTCCGGTTTACTGTAATAACACTCCTTTCAATGATGACCGTGCTCACAAACGCACAATGGATTGTCTCAAAGCTCTTCAGGAATGGTGTCCGGGTCATCCTTTCAAGGTATATGAAGTTCCTCACGGAAATAATCTGCAGTCTTTCATCGATAATTGTTCAAAGAACAAGACATGCCTGATATGTAAACGAACAATGTACAGGATTGCCCTTAAGATCATGAGAAACGAAGGTGCAGCAGGGATCGTTACCGGCTCTTCCATAGGTCAGGTGGCCTCTCAGACTACTTTCAATATGTATGCCGAACTTTACGGACTCTGCGTTCCGTTATATCATCCGTTGATAGCTATGGATAAGAATGAGATCATTGACATTGCAAGAAAGATAGGAACATATGATATCTCTGTCCGTGAAACAGGCGGATGCGGTGCTGTGCCTGTACATCCTGAGGTGAAAGCAGCAATAGATTCAATGATTGCTGAGGAAGCTAAGATCGATATAGAAGATCTTGTGGAAGTTTCTGTGGAAAATGCTTGCATATCCTGGATCAATCTGAATGATTGA